CGACGTCCTTGTCCATGTAGCCGAGGAGGGTCGCCTTGGGCAGCCGGTTCCCGGTGACCTCGCTCAGGTTCGCATTGAGGCTGCCGAGCTGAACGAGCGAGAACACACCCAGGCCGAGCGTCAGCAGGCTCGTGGCGAGAAATCCGCCCAGCAGCTTCTTCCCAATGCTCAATCGCATGATGTCTCCTTTGATGGATCAGGGGGACAGGACGATCGAGATTCAACTACGGGCACGCTCGCCAAAGAAGGGACCTTGGTCCCTATCCGGCGAGGGGGATCTTCAACAAATATGAACTAATGCCGTTAGCTCGTACTAGACGATGCGCCGCAGCGGAAGGCGCCACTCCAGGACGACCGACGCGATCCTCAGCCCGCAGACCAGCCCCAGGAGGCCGAAGAGGAAGAGGGGCGTGGTCGGCAGGCCGAGCGCGATCGCCGCGCCGGCGAGCATGGCCCAGACCACGTAAAGGGTGGTGTTCTGGAAGACCAGGGGGCGCCTGTGGGCGAGGACGTCGCGGATGATGCCGCCGCCGGTGCCCGTCATGATCGCGGCGAGGACCACGGCCAGGTGCGAGAGGTGGGCCTCGCGCGCGTAGAGCCCCCCCTGGATGGCGAAGGCCGCCAGGCCGGCCGCATCCAGGACCATGGCCAGGCGCATCCACCGACGGATCCAGCGGCGTGGCAGCAGGTAGATGGCTGCGATCGAGGCGATTGCGACGTAATGCAGGGTGGTCTGGGCCCAGAAGCTCGAGAGCGGGATGCCGAGCAGCAGATCGCGGATGATCCCTCCCCCGAAGGAGGTCGTCATCCCGAGGAACAGGACGCCGATCACGTCGTAGTCCTCCTCCATGGCGACGATGGCGCCGCTGGTGGCGAAGGCGATGGTGCCGATGACGTTGAGGATCTCCCAGACCATGGCGCCATCATAACCGCCTCAGGCCTGCATTTCCAGGCTTTTAACTCAGGGATAACCGAATTTCCGAGCGCCGGGGGGATAATCAATGCAGCCCTAGCCAAGGAGCATACGATGCAGCCGATCAATTCCGGACCGTCCCCCAAGCCCGTCCTCAAGGCCGGCGCCCCTGTGGCGCCCAAGGCCGCCGTCCGCGCGCAGCGCCTGGGGGCGTACGACGCGCTCCTGGTCGAGACGCGCCTGGCGCTTCCCGGCAAGGACGGCGAGGTTCCGGAGACCCGCATGAAGGGGCTGGATCGTCTCAGGCAATTGCTCGCGACCTTCCTGAAGCCGAAGGCCGAGGCGTCCGGCCCCCAGGAGCCCTCGACCCGGGTCTCGAAGGAGCTCGCCTACCACGTCGACACGTCCAAGAACCAGGCCAAGACGCCGTACGAGCGCGAATCGGAGCGCGATCGGGA
The Pantanalinema sp. genome window above contains:
- a CDS encoding trimeric intracellular cation channel family protein yields the protein MVWEILNVIGTIAFATSGAIVAMEEDYDVIGVLFLGMTTSFGGGIIRDLLLGIPLSSFWAQTTLHYVAIASIAAIYLLPRRWIRRWMRLAMVLDAAGLAAFAIQGGLYAREAHLSHLAVVLAAIMTGTGGGIIRDVLAHRRPLVFQNTTLYVVWAMLAGAAIALGLPTTPLFLFGLLGLVCGLRIASVVLEWRLPLRRIV